Proteins co-encoded in one Williamwhitmania taraxaci genomic window:
- a CDS encoding zinc ribbon domain-containing protein YjdM — translation MSNENKCPKCNSANTYQDANMWICPDCFHEWDPAESAQAAEEEAKADMALDCNGNALVSGDSITVIKDLKVKGILSGIKAGTKAKNIRIVEGNDGHNVSCKIDGIGAMYLKSEFVKKA, via the coding sequence ATGAGCAACGAAAACAAGTGCCCAAAATGCAATTCAGCAAATACCTATCAAGACGCGAATATGTGGATTTGCCCCGATTGTTTTCATGAATGGGATCCCGCTGAGTCGGCACAAGCGGCCGAAGAAGAAGCAAAGGCAGATATGGCATTGGATTGTAATGGAAATGCGCTTGTTTCGGGCGATTCCATAACCGTTATCAAAGATCTGAAAGTAAAAGGTATTCTATCGGGAATTAAAGCCGGGACAAAGGCAAAGAATATTCGCATTGTTGAAGGCAACGATGGACACAATGTTTCGTGCAAAATTGATGGCATTGGCGCAATGTATTTGAAGTCGGAATTTGTTAAGAAAGCGTAA
- a CDS encoding OsmC family protein, with protein sequence MKRKATAKWNGTGLEGKGSLTSPSGVLNNTPYNFTARFKDEEGKSGTNPEELIAAAHAGCFNMALSFQIAGAGFTADELITEAVVNLDQVDGGFAVTGIELKLTGKVAGMTEEKFMELANAAKAGCPISKLLSAVPITLSAKFVK encoded by the coding sequence ATGAAACGCAAAGCAACAGCCAAATGGAATGGCACCGGATTGGAAGGAAAAGGATCTTTAACTTCACCAAGCGGTGTCCTAAATAATACTCCCTATAACTTTACTGCAAGGTTTAAGGATGAGGAAGGAAAGTCGGGCACAAACCCCGAGGAGTTAATTGCAGCTGCCCATGCAGGTTGCTTCAATATGGCTCTGAGCTTTCAAATTGCGGGTGCTGGCTTCACCGCCGATGAGTTGATAACCGAAGCGGTTGTTAATCTCGACCAGGTAGATGGTGGCTTTGCCGTTACTGGCATTGAACTGAAACTTACCGGAAAAGTTGCCGGAATGACAGAGGAGAAGTTTATGGAGCTGGCCAATGCGGCTAAGGCTGGTTGTCCTATCTCGAAATTATTAAGCGCAGTTCCTATTACTCTTTCGGCAAAGTTTGTAAAATAG
- the rlmF gene encoding 23S rRNA (adenine(1618)-N(6))-methyltransferase RlmF: MSQSSISSSEKPGLHPRNAHRFSYNFPELIACCSELAPFVFVNPYGNESIDFANPDAVKALNKALLSHFYNIKNWDIPVNYLCPPIPGRADYIHYLADLLADYNDGIIPRGEKLVGLDVGVGANCVYPIIGRKEYGWSFVGSDIDSVAVASAQRIVDSNPVLSNGVTIRLQPSSKDIFAGIIQSGEQFDFTLCNPPFHASPEEAAAGSERKHRNLGLDRKSKPVLNFGGQNNELWCEGGEEAFLRRMVEQSATISTQCFWFTSLVSKSASLPAVYNALRAAHAWEVHTIDMAQGQKISRIVAWTFLKDEEQEKWCKKRWGQ, translated from the coding sequence TTGTCTCAAAGCTCAATTTCTTCGTCCGAAAAGCCGGGATTGCATCCCCGCAATGCACACCGGTTTTCGTATAATTTTCCGGAGTTGATTGCCTGCTGTAGCGAGTTGGCGCCGTTTGTGTTTGTGAACCCATACGGGAACGAGTCTATCGACTTTGCCAACCCTGATGCTGTAAAGGCGCTAAATAAAGCATTGCTGAGCCATTTCTACAATATAAAGAATTGGGATATCCCAGTTAACTATCTCTGTCCGCCCATTCCGGGTAGAGCCGACTATATTCATTATCTCGCCGATTTGCTCGCCGACTACAACGATGGGATTATTCCTCGAGGCGAGAAGCTGGTGGGACTCGATGTAGGCGTGGGGGCCAACTGCGTTTATCCAATCATTGGACGAAAGGAGTATGGCTGGAGTTTTGTAGGTTCCGATATCGATAGTGTTGCCGTAGCGTCGGCCCAGCGCATCGTCGATTCCAATCCGGTCTTGTCAAACGGGGTTACTATTCGGTTGCAACCATCCTCAAAGGATATCTTTGCAGGGATAATTCAATCGGGTGAACAGTTCGACTTTACCCTTTGCAATCCGCCATTTCATGCATCACCCGAAGAGGCTGCCGCGGGTAGCGAGCGCAAGCACCGAAACCTTGGGCTAGATAGAAAAAGTAAGCCAGTGCTTAACTTTGGTGGGCAAAACAATGAGCTGTGGTGCGAGGGAGGCGAGGAGGCTTTTCTGCGTAGGATGGTGGAGCAGAGCGCCACGATTTCAACCCAATGCTTCTGGTTTACTTCGCTGGTATCAAAGAGTGCGAGCCTGCCTGCTGTATACAACGCACTTCGTGCTGCCCATGCATGGGAGGTGCATACCATCGATATGGCGCAAGGGCAAAAGATTAGCCGTATAGTTGCCTGGACTTTCCTGAAGGACGAAGAGCAGGAGAAGTGGTGTAAGAAGCGCTGGGGACAGTAG
- a CDS encoding putative quinol monooxygenase, giving the protein MVQVIVFYSVLPIFESPYTTLFSKVRENVLKEDGCIQYELFVSPFNPLRFCLVEKWVSQTALDAHLTTNHMADYFAQSRDFFTDKPIIEIKDIVNERYL; this is encoded by the coding sequence ATGGTTCAGGTTATCGTATTTTATTCAGTTCTGCCAATCTTCGAGTCACCCTATACTACTCTGTTTTCGAAGGTAAGGGAAAATGTGCTAAAGGAGGATGGATGCATTCAGTATGAACTTTTCGTCTCCCCCTTTAATCCGCTTCGCTTTTGTTTGGTGGAAAAATGGGTTTCGCAAACAGCGCTCGATGCTCACCTTACCACTAATCATATGGCCGATTACTTCGCACAGAGTCGTGACTTCTTTACCGACAAACCAATAATTGAGATTAAGGATATTGTGAACGAAAGATACCTTTAG